A region from the Spirochaeta thermophila DSM 6192 genome encodes:
- the murC gene encoding UDP-N-acetylmuramate--L-alanine ligase, translating to MELFSPEGLASARLFFVGIKGTGMTALAELFSAAGAVIEGSDVDDIFYTDEILSSLGIPVHDFSPHHLHAPWHALIHSAAYPPTHPQLAEAARLGIPCYSYPRALGAYSTHFRSAGIAGVHGKTSTTALAGTLLRALSLPAATLTGSAVPLWGGRATLTHPAPRYFVAETCEYRRHFLHFSPTWIVLTSVEEDHLDYYPTYEDIFAAFLEYARLLPPHGALVYCADQPGAARLAHTLAAERPELTLIPYGRTAPGPFRITAVHQHPGGQTARLAAGLSFTLHVPGTHMLLNAAAALALISLIAQDAGRAPSPEALLTEYGPTLQDALASYTGTRRRSEVVGEACGILFLDDYGHHPTAIRATLEGYRSFYPGRRIILDFMSHTYSRTAALLHEFARSFEPADIVILHKIYASAREKAGAVTGEDLYRAAKAVHPRVHYFHEIMDAFEYCTRLLGPGDLFITMGAGDNWKLGRALYRHYAAQEGATPCEA from the coding sequence ACGGGCATGACCGCCCTCGCCGAGCTCTTCTCGGCCGCGGGCGCCGTGATAGAAGGTTCCGACGTCGACGACATCTTCTACACCGACGAGATCCTCTCCTCCCTCGGCATCCCGGTCCACGACTTTTCCCCCCACCACCTCCACGCCCCCTGGCACGCCCTCATCCACTCCGCCGCCTATCCCCCCACCCACCCCCAGCTCGCCGAAGCCGCCCGCCTCGGCATCCCCTGCTACTCCTACCCCCGGGCCCTCGGCGCCTACTCCACCCACTTCCGCTCCGCAGGCATCGCAGGCGTGCACGGCAAGACCAGCACCACCGCTCTCGCCGGCACCCTCCTGCGCGCCCTCTCCCTCCCCGCCGCCACCCTCACCGGCAGCGCCGTCCCCCTCTGGGGAGGCCGCGCCACCCTCACGCACCCCGCCCCCCGCTACTTCGTGGCCGAAACCTGCGAGTACCGCCGCCACTTTTTGCACTTCTCCCCCACCTGGATCGTCCTCACCAGCGTGGAGGAAGACCACCTGGACTACTATCCCACCTATGAGGACATCTTCGCCGCCTTTCTCGAGTACGCCCGCCTCCTCCCCCCCCACGGCGCCCTCGTCTACTGCGCCGACCAGCCCGGCGCCGCCCGGCTCGCACACACCCTCGCCGCCGAGCGCCCCGAACTCACCCTCATCCCCTACGGCCGCACCGCACCCGGCCCCTTCCGCATCACCGCCGTGCACCAGCACCCCGGCGGCCAGACCGCCCGACTCGCAGCCGGCCTCTCCTTCACGCTCCACGTACCCGGCACCCACATGCTCCTCAACGCCGCCGCCGCCCTCGCCCTCATCTCCCTCATCGCCCAGGACGCAGGCCGTGCCCCCTCGCCCGAGGCCCTCCTCACCGAGTACGGCCCCACCCTTCAGGACGCCCTCGCCTCCTACACCGGCACCCGCCGGCGCAGCGAGGTGGTGGGCGAGGCCTGCGGCATCCTCTTCCTTGACGACTACGGCCACCACCCCACCGCCATCCGCGCCACCCTCGAAGGGTACCGGAGTTTCTACCCCGGCAGGCGCATCATCCTCGACTTCATGTCCCACACCTACTCGCGCACCGCCGCCCTCCTCCACGAGTTCGCCAGGTCCTTCGAGCCCGCCGATATCGTCATACTCCACAAGATCTACGCCTCGGCCAGGGAGAAGGCCGGCGCCGTCACCGGCGAAGACCTCTACCGCGCCGCCAAAGCCGTCCATCCCCGCGTCCACTACTTCCATGAGATCATGGACGCCTTCGAGTACTGCACCCGTCTTCTCGGACCGGGAGACCTCTTCATCACCATGGGCGCAGGCGACAACTGGAAACTCGGCCGCGCCCTCTACCGGCACTATGCAGCACAGGAAGGAGCAACACCATGCGAAGCATGA